From a single Aggregatilinea lenta genomic region:
- a CDS encoding HIT family protein → MDPILWTPWRMPYLRGEGGKPSGCVFCNKVDADDDVEYVVARSEYVFVTLNAYPYNNGHLLIVPYAHVPSVEDLPPEALLDLMQTLNKSIAALRRVYNPQAFNVGANIGEAAGAGIAAHFHVHVVPRWGADTNFMTVTAGTRVIPDLLDNTYRELRAAWDAPIAAPDE, encoded by the coding sequence ATGGATCCCATCTTGTGGACGCCCTGGCGGATGCCCTACCTGCGCGGCGAAGGCGGCAAACCGTCCGGCTGCGTCTTTTGCAACAAGGTCGATGCGGACGACGATGTCGAATACGTGGTGGCGCGCAGCGAGTACGTCTTTGTCACGCTGAACGCGTACCCTTATAACAACGGGCACCTGCTGATCGTGCCCTATGCGCACGTGCCGTCGGTGGAGGATCTGCCGCCGGAGGCGCTGCTGGACCTGATGCAAACGCTGAACAAGTCCATCGCGGCGCTGCGGCGAGTGTACAACCCGCAGGCGTTCAATGTGGGCGCGAACATCGGCGAGGCTGCTGGGGCGGGCATTGCGGCGCACTTCCACGTGCACGTCGTGCCGCGCTGGGGGGCCGACACCAATTTTATGACCGTGACCGCCGGGACGCGCGTGATCCCGGACCTGCTCGACAACACCTACCGTGAACTGCGCGCGGCCTGGGATGCTCCAATTGCCGCGCCGGATGAATAA
- a CDS encoding biotin--[acetyl-CoA-carboxylase] ligase — protein sequence MSDRFTSDSLRMALGHRPFRFYEVTTSTQDKARAWAVDDPQLPGGAVVIAEEQQKGRGRQGRQWLSPPESSIMCSIVLQPHIVPEQLPRVTMVGAVAVAETLGTILPDEVALKWPNDVLVHGRKICGILAEATWLGNRLNAVILGIGLNVRTDFTGTDLETVATSVEQELGRAVDRHLILANLLHHVDSWVRRIEQPALFDTWQRQLNTLGKRVTVFPQQEEGQPYEGVAESVDENGALMVRLESGTLRRVLAADVGLREGSAGNRE from the coding sequence ATGTCCGATCGCTTCACGTCCGACTCGCTGCGTATGGCGCTGGGGCACCGTCCGTTCCGCTTCTACGAGGTCACCACCAGCACACAGGACAAAGCGCGCGCCTGGGCGGTCGACGATCCGCAGCTACCCGGCGGCGCGGTGGTCATCGCCGAGGAGCAGCAGAAGGGGCGCGGTCGCCAGGGGCGGCAGTGGCTGTCGCCGCCCGAATCGAGCATCATGTGCAGCATCGTGCTGCAGCCGCACATCGTGCCCGAACAGCTCCCGCGCGTGACGATGGTCGGCGCGGTCGCTGTCGCGGAGACGCTGGGCACGATCCTGCCCGACGAGGTCGCGCTCAAGTGGCCCAACGACGTGCTGGTGCACGGGCGCAAAATCTGCGGCATCCTGGCCGAAGCGACGTGGCTCGGCAACCGGCTCAACGCGGTGATCCTGGGCATCGGGCTGAACGTGCGTACCGACTTCACCGGGACCGATCTGGAAACTGTCGCCACCTCGGTCGAGCAAGAGCTAGGGCGCGCGGTGGATCGCCACTTGATCCTGGCCAATCTGCTGCACCACGTGGATAGCTGGGTGCGGCGCATCGAGCAGCCCGCCCTGTTCGACACGTGGCAGCGGCAGCTCAACACGCTCGGCAAGCGCGTGACGGTGTTCCCACAGCAGGAAGAGGGCCAGCCTTACGAGGGCGTGGCGGAGTCCGTGGACGAGAACGGCGCGCTGATGGTGCGGCTGGAGTCCGGCACGCTGCGGCGCGTGCTGGCCGCCGACGTCGGGCTGCGCGAGGGGTCGGCAGGGAATAGGGAATAG